The Juglans regia cultivar Chandler chromosome 2, Walnut 2.0, whole genome shotgun sequence genome includes a window with the following:
- the LOC108991473 gene encoding protein EXECUTER 2, chloroplastic, producing the protein MVALGNALGVGQAIPIPQLRPPLFYCCSDFLSKKSKANLNFVLGWGCCSFQARNGVSSNKSRKTPGPRCLCSNNSNRNSSLEWDWNRWNRHFSEIEQAESFASVLKFQLEDAIENEDFQEAAKLKMAIAEATSKDCVAEIMSQLKNAIEEERYLDASRLCRYTGSGLVGWWVGYPKESDDPFGRLVRITPGVGRFVGRSYSPRQLVTSAPGTPLFEIFVVKDTDETYVMQVVCLQRTKGNSANSSLPSKLTKDHHPSTSEVEDESVVEIQENEGKAERPEEMGTNIEGVTEEGIKSVINFLKEKIPGLKVKVMNVNVTEEVVKDSDSVKQLMQEDSEKMGSTENSEEGVGNLDEIQPDGVTLGGGSDASEDEKDLDMKLFIGGIVHNEDTPIKDEYVRLPAEIRDMERDSFVLHIPGRSLDHDAGESKASRVKVAALAAQGVSELMPPDVAKAFWGADKVSSKVSRNVREIVKLAVRQAQKRSRLSEYTTFSRITTSKGDLDPFSGLYVGAFGPYGTEVVQLRRKFGHWNAGDDEDKSSDVEFFEYVEAVKLTGDLNVPAGQVTFRAKIGRGNHLSSRAMYPDELGVVASYKGQGRIAEFGFRNPKWVDGELLQLNGRGIGPYVKGADLGFLYVVPEQSFLVLFNRLKLPD; encoded by the exons atggtggCGCTGGGTAATGCATTGGGGGTGGGACAAGCAATCCCAATTCCCCAATTGAGACCACCCTTATTCTACTGTTGCTCGGATTTTTTATCCAAGAAATCCAAAGCCAATCTGAATTTTGTTCTGGGTTGGGGCTGTTGCTCTTTCCAGGCCAGGAATGGTGTTTCTTCCAACAAGAGCCGCAAAACCCCCGGCCCCCGTTGCCTTTGCTCGAATAACAGCAACAGAAATTCTTCCTTGGAATGGGATTGGAACCGCTGGAACCGCCATTTCTCTGAGATTGAACAGGCCGAGAGCTTTGCCTCTGTTCTCAAG TTTCAACTTGAAGATGCAATTGAGAACGAAGACTTCCAAGAAGCTGCAAAGTTGAAAATGGCTATTGCAGAAGCTACATCAAAGGACTGTGTTGCTGAAATCATGTCTCAGTTAAAG AATGCAATTGAAGAAGAGCGTTACCTGGATGCTTCGAGGTTGTGTAGGTACACAGGAAGTGGACTG GTCGGTTGGTGGGTGGGCTACCCAAAAGAATCAGATGATCCCTTTGGCAGATTAGTGCGCATAACTCCTGGTGTGGGCAGGTTCGTAGGTAGGAGTTACAGTCCAAG ACAGTTGGTAACTTCAGCTCCGGGAACTcctttatttgaaatatttgtggtCAAAGACACTGATGAGACATATGTCATGCAG GTAGTATGCTTGCAACGAACCAAAGGCAATTCAGCAAATTCCAGTTTGCCATCCAAGCTCACAAAAGACCATCACCCTTCGACTTCCGAAGTTGAGGATGAATCTGTAGTGGAAATACaggaaaatgaaggaaaggCAGAGAGACCTGAGGAGATGGGAACTAACATTGAGGGAGTGACTGAGGAGGGGATTAAAAGTGTGAtaaattttcttaaagaaaaaattccaGGATTGAAAGTTAAAGTCATGAATGTCAATGTCACCGAAGAAGTTGTAAAGGATAGTGACTCTGTGAAGCAGTTGATGCAAGAAGACAGTGAGAAGATGGGATCTACTGAGAATTCTGAAGAAGGAGTTGGCAATTTGGACGAGATTCAGCCTGATGGGGTCACCCTAGGAGGAGGTAGTGATGCCTCTGAAGATGAAAAGGATTTGGATATGAAGCTTTTTATTGGCGGGATTGTACATAATGAGGATACTCCTATCAAGGACGAGTATGTGCGTCTTCCTGCTGAAATTAGAGATATGGAGAGAGATTCTTTTGTGCTACATATTCCTGGGAGAAGCTTAGATCATGATGCAGGTGAAAGTAAAGCATCCAGAGTCAAAGTGGCAGCTCTAGCAGCTCAAGGTGTATCTGAGCTTATGCCTCCTGATGTTGCCAAGGCTTTTTGGGGTGCAGACAAAGTTTCTTCAAAG GTTTCTAGAAATGTCCGTGAAATTGTCAAGCTTGCTGTTCGTCAAGCACAAAAGCGCAGCAGATTATCTGAGTATACAACTTTTAGTCGGATTACCACTTCCAAAGGAGATTTAGATCCTTTTTCAG GCCTGTATGTTGGTGCATTTGGCCCTTATGGCACTGAGGTGGTACAATTGCGGCGTAAATTTGGCCACTGGAATGCTGGGGATGATGAAGACAAGTCTTCAGATGTGGAGTTTTTTGAATATGTAGAGGCAGTGAAGCTGACTGGGGATCTAAACGTTCCTGCTGGCCAG GTGACATTTCGTGCTAAAATTGGGAGAGGAAATCACTTGTCCAGCCGTGCAATGTATCCAGATGAATTAGGAGTG GTTGCAAGTTACAAAGGTCAAGGGAGAATTGCAGAATTTGGGTTCCGAAATCCAAAATGGGTTGATGGAGAACTTCTCCAACTAAATGGAAGG GGCATCGGTCCGTATGTCAAAGGCGCAGATCTTGGTTTCCTCTATGTTGTACCTGAGCAGAGTTTTCTTGTGCTGTTCAACAGATTAAAGCTACCAGACTGA
- the LOC108991476 gene encoding E3 ubiquitin-protein ligase SIS3 isoform X2, which translates to MAMRGVDFKWYDGFFLSMLATSVVIVAINWKRYHSCTFPLHIWIVVDYTTVFVFRLLMFVDNGFAAGMGLDFGWQQRYARFCGRVVVLSILSLLLYPFLWAWTVIGTLWFRSAKDCLPEEGQKWGFLIWLLFSYCGLFCIACMSLGKWLTRRQAQHLLHAQQGIPLSEYGVLVDMIRVPDWAFEAAGQETRGMGQDAAPYHPGLYLTPAQREAVEALIQELPKFRLKAVPTDCSECPICLEEFHVGNEVRGLPCAHNFHVECIDEWLRLNVKCPRCRCSVFPNLDLSALSNLRADTERTSASVVTTNRYVREPSSQSYLLRLQGLLRPVRTGNAGAAYDDDTSLETVENGGLAVATLDPSSPEPASSVEGTVVGQSTPPQH; encoded by the exons ATGGCCATGAGAGGCGTCGATTTCAAGTG GTATGACGGGTTCTTCTTGTCCATGCTCGCGACTAGTGT AGTAATTGTTGCGATTAATTGGAAGCGGTACCATTCTTGTACATTCCCGTTGCACATATGGATTGTG GTTGATTACACCACAGTGTTTGTTTTTCGTCTGTTGATGTTTGTAGATAATGGATTTGCTGCTGGAATGGgttt GGACTTTGGGTGGCAACAGAGATATGCTCGTTTCTGTGGAAGAGTAGTGGTGCTTTCAATTCTGTCTCTGCTACTTTATCCATTCCTCTGGGCTTGGACTGTAATCGGTACCCTATGGTTCAGAAGTGCAAAAGATTGT TTGCCTGAAGAAGGTCAGAAATGGGGTTTCCTTATTTGGTTGCTTTTTAGCTACTGTGGACTTTTTTGCATTGCTTGCATGTCATTGGGGAAG TGGTTGACACGAAGACAGGCGCAGCACCTACTACATGCTCAACAGGGGATTCCTCTATCTGAATATGGG GTTCTGGTGGACATGATCCGTGTACCAGATTGGGCATTTGAAGCTGCTGGTCAGGAAACAAGAGGCATGGGCCAAGATGCTGCTCCATACCATCCTGGACTTTACTTGACTCCAGCACAG AGAGAAGCAGTGGAAGCACTTATTCAGGAACTTCCAAAGTTCAGGCTAAAGGCTGTTCCAACAGATTGCAGTGAATGTCCCATTTGCTTAGAAGAGTTCCATGTAGGGAATGAG GTTCGTGGCCTGCCGTGTGCTCACAATTTCCATGTAGAATGTATTGACGAGTGGCTTCGACTGAATGTGAAATGTCCTCGGTGCCGTTGCTCAGTTTTCCCTAATCTTGACCTTAGTGCTTTATCCAATCTTCGTGCTGATACTGAACGGACATCTGCCAGTGTCGTGACAACTAATAGATATGTAAGAGAACCTTCCAGCCAGAGCTATCTGTTGAGATTGCAGGGTCTTCTCCGTCCAGTGCGTACAGGAAATGCAGGGGCAGCTTATGATGATGATACTTCTTTGGAAACTGTAGAGAATGGGGGATTGGCTGTAGCGACTCTGGACCCATCAAGCCCCGAGCCAGCCTCCTCAGTGGAAGGAACGGTTGTTGGTCAGTCCACCCCACCACAGCACTAA
- the LOC108991476 gene encoding E3 ubiquitin-protein ligase SIS3 isoform X1, which yields MAMRGVDFKWYDGFFLSMLATSVVIVAINWKRYHSCTFPLHIWIVVDYTTVFVFRLLMFVDNGFAAGMGLDFGWQQRYARFCGRVVVLSILSLLLYPFLWAWTVIGTLWFRSAKDCLPEEGQKWGFLIWLLFSYCGLFCIACMSLGKWLTRRQAQHLLHAQQGIPLSEYGVLVDMIRVPDWAFEAAGQETRGMGQDAAPYHPGLYLTPAQFGLFFLMGCGVSQREAVEALIQELPKFRLKAVPTDCSECPICLEEFHVGNEVRGLPCAHNFHVECIDEWLRLNVKCPRCRCSVFPNLDLSALSNLRADTERTSASVVTTNRYVREPSSQSYLLRLQGLLRPVRTGNAGAAYDDDTSLETVENGGLAVATLDPSSPEPASSVEGTVVGQSTPPQH from the exons ATGGCCATGAGAGGCGTCGATTTCAAGTG GTATGACGGGTTCTTCTTGTCCATGCTCGCGACTAGTGT AGTAATTGTTGCGATTAATTGGAAGCGGTACCATTCTTGTACATTCCCGTTGCACATATGGATTGTG GTTGATTACACCACAGTGTTTGTTTTTCGTCTGTTGATGTTTGTAGATAATGGATTTGCTGCTGGAATGGgttt GGACTTTGGGTGGCAACAGAGATATGCTCGTTTCTGTGGAAGAGTAGTGGTGCTTTCAATTCTGTCTCTGCTACTTTATCCATTCCTCTGGGCTTGGACTGTAATCGGTACCCTATGGTTCAGAAGTGCAAAAGATTGT TTGCCTGAAGAAGGTCAGAAATGGGGTTTCCTTATTTGGTTGCTTTTTAGCTACTGTGGACTTTTTTGCATTGCTTGCATGTCATTGGGGAAG TGGTTGACACGAAGACAGGCGCAGCACCTACTACATGCTCAACAGGGGATTCCTCTATCTGAATATGGG GTTCTGGTGGACATGATCCGTGTACCAGATTGGGCATTTGAAGCTGCTGGTCAGGAAACAAGAGGCATGGGCCAAGATGCTGCTCCATACCATCCTGGACTTTACTTGACTCCAGCACAG TTTGGgctcttttttttaatggggTGCGGGGTGTCACAGAGAGAAGCAGTGGAAGCACTTATTCAGGAACTTCCAAAGTTCAGGCTAAAGGCTGTTCCAACAGATTGCAGTGAATGTCCCATTTGCTTAGAAGAGTTCCATGTAGGGAATGAG GTTCGTGGCCTGCCGTGTGCTCACAATTTCCATGTAGAATGTATTGACGAGTGGCTTCGACTGAATGTGAAATGTCCTCGGTGCCGTTGCTCAGTTTTCCCTAATCTTGACCTTAGTGCTTTATCCAATCTTCGTGCTGATACTGAACGGACATCTGCCAGTGTCGTGACAACTAATAGATATGTAAGAGAACCTTCCAGCCAGAGCTATCTGTTGAGATTGCAGGGTCTTCTCCGTCCAGTGCGTACAGGAAATGCAGGGGCAGCTTATGATGATGATACTTCTTTGGAAACTGTAGAGAATGGGGGATTGGCTGTAGCGACTCTGGACCCATCAAGCCCCGAGCCAGCCTCCTCAGTGGAAGGAACGGTTGTTGGTCAGTCCACCCCACCACAGCACTAA
- the LOC108991485 gene encoding uncharacterized protein LOC108991485 isoform X3 — MRIISSSSITTPLLSLPSSLPPSSIPKPHNIPYVPIGRRHLLTAVTISISISVTPFTPPQLNSLLPVFVPVADARGLFQMPPFRLSNRYFLVRAGESEYESLGIINTNPVAKTSVDSGLSEKGKKQTLRAAFELKAMGACENGCWIWPSITQRAYQAAEIIASVNRVSRSYIVPEYSFLDARGLGAYEGKNLDSVSEVYASDSISTRIKPPPIDDGTPNESVADVFVRVTQLMSILETQYSGDTVIIVSPDSDNLTILQAGLVGLDLRRHRDLSFAPGEVRFVDASSIPTYKQPASALYKYHLLVFYWLFAITSGDSQSGVLSNLGERSALNIATQVAIHAGLRCLSLGAHNYGTREGILRSGQL; from the exons ATGCGTATAATATCTTCCTCCTCCATTACAACCCCTCTTCTCTCACTACCTTCATCTCTTCCTCCATCATCGATCCCCAAACCCCACAATATTCCCTACGTCCCCATCGGTCGCCGGCACCTGCTCACTGCAGTCAcaatctccatctccatctccgtCACCCCTTTCACACCTCCTCAGCTCAATTCTCTACTCCCAGTGTTTGTACCAGTCGCAGATGCCCGTGGCCTCTTCCAGATGCCTCCATTTCGTCTCAGCAATAG GTATTTTCTTGTGAGGGCTGGGGAGTCTGAGTATGAGAGCTTGGGAATCATTAATACAAACCCAGTTGCAAAGACTTCCGTGGATAGCGGGTTGTCGGAAAAGGGGAAGAAGCAGACTCTGAGGGCTGCTTTTGAACTGAAGGCAATGGGGGCTTGTGAAAATGGATGTTGGATTTGGCCTTCTATTACTCAGAGGGCTTATCAGGCTGCGGAGATTATAGCATCGGTTAATAGGGTCAGCCGAAG ttATATTGTACCAGAGTACAGCTTTCTAGATGCTCGTGGATTGGGAGCGTATGAAGGCAAAAACTTGGACTCTGTCTCTGAA GTATATGCATCAGATAGTATCTCTACTAGAATAAAACCTCCTCCTATTGACGATGGAACCCCAAACGAAAGTGTTGCAGATGTGTTTGTTCGCGTAACACAACTCATGTCAATTCTTGAGACCCAGTATTCTGGTGACACTGTCATTATCGTCTCTCCAGACTCTGATAACTTGACAATCCTACAAGCTGGTTTGGTTGGACTTGACCTACGAAG GCATAGGGATCTTTCTTTTGCTCCTGGTGAAGTCCGATTTGTTGATGCTAGTAGTATCCCTACTTACAAGCAACCTGCCTCTGCCTTATATAAAT ATCATCTACTTGTTTTCTATTGGTTGTTCGCCATCACTTCTGGAGACAGTCAATCTGGGGTACTGTCCAACCTGGGTGAGAGGTCAGCACTGAATATAGCAACTCAGGTTGCAATACATGCAGGCTTAAGGTGCCTAAGCCTTGGCGCCCATAATTATGGTACAAGGGAGGGCATCTTAAG ATCAGGACAATTATGA
- the LOC108991485 gene encoding uncharacterized protein LOC108991485 isoform X1, with protein sequence MRIISSSSITTPLLSLPSSLPPSSIPKPHNIPYVPIGRRHLLTAVTISISISVTPFTPPQLNSLLPVFVPVADARGLFQMPPFRLSNRYFLVRAGESEYESLGIINTNPVAKTSVDSGLSEKGKKQTLRAAFELKAMGACENGCWIWPSITQRAYQAAEIIASVNRVSRSYIVPEYSFLDARGLGAYEGKNLDSVSEVYASDSISTRIKPPPIDDGTPNESVADVFVRVTQLMSILETQYSGDTVIIVSPDSDNLTILQAGLVGLDLRRHRDLSFAPGEVRFVDASSIPTYKQPASALYKYHLLVFYWLFAITSGDSQSGVLSNLGERSALNIATQVAIHAGLRCLSLGAHNYGTREGILRKMSCGGFLQGKGCSLFALSIRFSHKFQRYSFPGKGFGVIRLLPKPLPLCGQRLWVRFSPRII encoded by the exons ATGCGTATAATATCTTCCTCCTCCATTACAACCCCTCTTCTCTCACTACCTTCATCTCTTCCTCCATCATCGATCCCCAAACCCCACAATATTCCCTACGTCCCCATCGGTCGCCGGCACCTGCTCACTGCAGTCAcaatctccatctccatctccgtCACCCCTTTCACACCTCCTCAGCTCAATTCTCTACTCCCAGTGTTTGTACCAGTCGCAGATGCCCGTGGCCTCTTCCAGATGCCTCCATTTCGTCTCAGCAATAG GTATTTTCTTGTGAGGGCTGGGGAGTCTGAGTATGAGAGCTTGGGAATCATTAATACAAACCCAGTTGCAAAGACTTCCGTGGATAGCGGGTTGTCGGAAAAGGGGAAGAAGCAGACTCTGAGGGCTGCTTTTGAACTGAAGGCAATGGGGGCTTGTGAAAATGGATGTTGGATTTGGCCTTCTATTACTCAGAGGGCTTATCAGGCTGCGGAGATTATAGCATCGGTTAATAGGGTCAGCCGAAG ttATATTGTACCAGAGTACAGCTTTCTAGATGCTCGTGGATTGGGAGCGTATGAAGGCAAAAACTTGGACTCTGTCTCTGAA GTATATGCATCAGATAGTATCTCTACTAGAATAAAACCTCCTCCTATTGACGATGGAACCCCAAACGAAAGTGTTGCAGATGTGTTTGTTCGCGTAACACAACTCATGTCAATTCTTGAGACCCAGTATTCTGGTGACACTGTCATTATCGTCTCTCCAGACTCTGATAACTTGACAATCCTACAAGCTGGTTTGGTTGGACTTGACCTACGAAG GCATAGGGATCTTTCTTTTGCTCCTGGTGAAGTCCGATTTGTTGATGCTAGTAGTATCCCTACTTACAAGCAACCTGCCTCTGCCTTATATAAAT ATCATCTACTTGTTTTCTATTGGTTGTTCGCCATCACTTCTGGAGACAGTCAATCTGGGGTACTGTCCAACCTGGGTGAGAGGTCAGCACTGAATATAGCAACTCAGGTTGCAATACATGCAGGCTTAAGGTGCCTAAGCCTTGGCGCCCATAATTATGGTACAAGGGAGGGCATCTTAAG GAAGATGAGTTGTGGTGGCTTCCTGCAGGGAAAGGGGTGTTCTCTAttcgctctttctataaggttctcacacaagttccagagatacagtttcccTGGAAAAGGCTTTGgcgtcataaggctcctcccaaagcctcttCCTTTGTGTGGGCAGCGTCTTTGGGTAAGATTCTCACCACGGATAAtttaa
- the LOC108991485 gene encoding uncharacterized protein LOC108991485 isoform X2: MRIISSSSITTPLLSLPSSLPPSSIPKPHNIPYVPIGRRHLLTAVTISISISVTPFTPPQLNSLLPVFVPVADARGLFQMPPFRLSNRYFLVRAGESEYESLGIINTNPVAKTSVDSGLSEKGKKQTLRAAFELKAMGACENGCWIWPSITQRAYQAAEIIASVNRVSRSYIVPEYSFLDARGLGAYEGKNLDSVSEVYASDSISTRIKPPPIDDGTPNESVADVFVRVTQLMSILETQYSGDTVIIVSPDSDNLTILQAGLVGLDLRRHRDLSFAPGEVRFVDASSIPTYKQPASALYKYHLLVFYWLFAITSGDSQSGVLSNLGERSALNIATQVAIHAGLRCLSLGAHNYGTREGILRERGVLYSLFL, translated from the exons ATGCGTATAATATCTTCCTCCTCCATTACAACCCCTCTTCTCTCACTACCTTCATCTCTTCCTCCATCATCGATCCCCAAACCCCACAATATTCCCTACGTCCCCATCGGTCGCCGGCACCTGCTCACTGCAGTCAcaatctccatctccatctccgtCACCCCTTTCACACCTCCTCAGCTCAATTCTCTACTCCCAGTGTTTGTACCAGTCGCAGATGCCCGTGGCCTCTTCCAGATGCCTCCATTTCGTCTCAGCAATAG GTATTTTCTTGTGAGGGCTGGGGAGTCTGAGTATGAGAGCTTGGGAATCATTAATACAAACCCAGTTGCAAAGACTTCCGTGGATAGCGGGTTGTCGGAAAAGGGGAAGAAGCAGACTCTGAGGGCTGCTTTTGAACTGAAGGCAATGGGGGCTTGTGAAAATGGATGTTGGATTTGGCCTTCTATTACTCAGAGGGCTTATCAGGCTGCGGAGATTATAGCATCGGTTAATAGGGTCAGCCGAAG ttATATTGTACCAGAGTACAGCTTTCTAGATGCTCGTGGATTGGGAGCGTATGAAGGCAAAAACTTGGACTCTGTCTCTGAA GTATATGCATCAGATAGTATCTCTACTAGAATAAAACCTCCTCCTATTGACGATGGAACCCCAAACGAAAGTGTTGCAGATGTGTTTGTTCGCGTAACACAACTCATGTCAATTCTTGAGACCCAGTATTCTGGTGACACTGTCATTATCGTCTCTCCAGACTCTGATAACTTGACAATCCTACAAGCTGGTTTGGTTGGACTTGACCTACGAAG GCATAGGGATCTTTCTTTTGCTCCTGGTGAAGTCCGATTTGTTGATGCTAGTAGTATCCCTACTTACAAGCAACCTGCCTCTGCCTTATATAAAT ATCATCTACTTGTTTTCTATTGGTTGTTCGCCATCACTTCTGGAGACAGTCAATCTGGGGTACTGTCCAACCTGGGTGAGAGGTCAGCACTGAATATAGCAACTCAGGTTGCAATACATGCAGGCTTAAGGTGCCTAAGCCTTGGCGCCCATAATTATGGTACAAGGGAGGGCATCTTAAG GGAAAGGGGTGTTCTCTAttcgctctttctataa
- the LOC108991485 gene encoding uncharacterized protein LOC108991485 isoform X4 yields the protein MRIISSSSITTPLLSLPSSLPPSSIPKPHNIPYVPIGRRHLLTAVTISISISVTPFTPPQLNSLLPVFVPVADARGLFQMPPFRLSNRYFLVRAGESEYESLGIINTNPVAKTSVDSGLSEKGKKQTLRAAFELKAMGACENGCWIWPSITQRAYQAAEIIASVNRVSRSYIVPEYSFLDARGLGAYEGKNLDSVSEVYASDSISTRIKPPPIDDGTPNESVADVFVRVTQLMSILETQYSGDTVIIVSPDSDNLTILQAGLVGLDLRRHRDLSFAPGEVRFVDASSIPTYKQPASALYKYHLLVFYWLFAITSGDSQSGVLSNLGERSALNIATQVAIHAGLRCLSLGAHNYGTREGILRWVL from the exons ATGCGTATAATATCTTCCTCCTCCATTACAACCCCTCTTCTCTCACTACCTTCATCTCTTCCTCCATCATCGATCCCCAAACCCCACAATATTCCCTACGTCCCCATCGGTCGCCGGCACCTGCTCACTGCAGTCAcaatctccatctccatctccgtCACCCCTTTCACACCTCCTCAGCTCAATTCTCTACTCCCAGTGTTTGTACCAGTCGCAGATGCCCGTGGCCTCTTCCAGATGCCTCCATTTCGTCTCAGCAATAG GTATTTTCTTGTGAGGGCTGGGGAGTCTGAGTATGAGAGCTTGGGAATCATTAATACAAACCCAGTTGCAAAGACTTCCGTGGATAGCGGGTTGTCGGAAAAGGGGAAGAAGCAGACTCTGAGGGCTGCTTTTGAACTGAAGGCAATGGGGGCTTGTGAAAATGGATGTTGGATTTGGCCTTCTATTACTCAGAGGGCTTATCAGGCTGCGGAGATTATAGCATCGGTTAATAGGGTCAGCCGAAG ttATATTGTACCAGAGTACAGCTTTCTAGATGCTCGTGGATTGGGAGCGTATGAAGGCAAAAACTTGGACTCTGTCTCTGAA GTATATGCATCAGATAGTATCTCTACTAGAATAAAACCTCCTCCTATTGACGATGGAACCCCAAACGAAAGTGTTGCAGATGTGTTTGTTCGCGTAACACAACTCATGTCAATTCTTGAGACCCAGTATTCTGGTGACACTGTCATTATCGTCTCTCCAGACTCTGATAACTTGACAATCCTACAAGCTGGTTTGGTTGGACTTGACCTACGAAG GCATAGGGATCTTTCTTTTGCTCCTGGTGAAGTCCGATTTGTTGATGCTAGTAGTATCCCTACTTACAAGCAACCTGCCTCTGCCTTATATAAAT ATCATCTACTTGTTTTCTATTGGTTGTTCGCCATCACTTCTGGAGACAGTCAATCTGGGGTACTGTCCAACCTGGGTGAGAGGTCAGCACTGAATATAGCAACTCAGGTTGCAATACATGCAGGCTTAAGGTGCCTAAGCCTTGGCGCCCATAATTATGGTACAAGGGAGGGCATCTTAAGGTGGGTTCTATGA
- the LOC108991485 gene encoding uncharacterized protein LOC108991485 isoform X5 produces the protein MRIISSSSITTPLLSLPSSLPPSSIPKPHNIPYVPIGRRHLLTAVTISISISVTPFTPPQLNSLLPVFVPVADARGLFQMPPFRLSNRYFLVRAGESEYESLGIINTNPVAKTSVDSGLSEKGKKQTLRAAFELKAMGACENGCWIWPSITQRAYQAAEIIASVNRVSRSYIVPEYSFLDARGLGAYEGKNLDSVSEVYASDSISTRIKPPPIDDGTPNESVADVFVRVTQLMSILETQYSGDTVIIVSPDSDNLTILQAGLVGLDLRRHRDLSFAPGEVRFVDASSIPTYKQPASALYKCLNPPNCN, from the exons ATGCGTATAATATCTTCCTCCTCCATTACAACCCCTCTTCTCTCACTACCTTCATCTCTTCCTCCATCATCGATCCCCAAACCCCACAATATTCCCTACGTCCCCATCGGTCGCCGGCACCTGCTCACTGCAGTCAcaatctccatctccatctccgtCACCCCTTTCACACCTCCTCAGCTCAATTCTCTACTCCCAGTGTTTGTACCAGTCGCAGATGCCCGTGGCCTCTTCCAGATGCCTCCATTTCGTCTCAGCAATAG GTATTTTCTTGTGAGGGCTGGGGAGTCTGAGTATGAGAGCTTGGGAATCATTAATACAAACCCAGTTGCAAAGACTTCCGTGGATAGCGGGTTGTCGGAAAAGGGGAAGAAGCAGACTCTGAGGGCTGCTTTTGAACTGAAGGCAATGGGGGCTTGTGAAAATGGATGTTGGATTTGGCCTTCTATTACTCAGAGGGCTTATCAGGCTGCGGAGATTATAGCATCGGTTAATAGGGTCAGCCGAAG ttATATTGTACCAGAGTACAGCTTTCTAGATGCTCGTGGATTGGGAGCGTATGAAGGCAAAAACTTGGACTCTGTCTCTGAA GTATATGCATCAGATAGTATCTCTACTAGAATAAAACCTCCTCCTATTGACGATGGAACCCCAAACGAAAGTGTTGCAGATGTGTTTGTTCGCGTAACACAACTCATGTCAATTCTTGAGACCCAGTATTCTGGTGACACTGTCATTATCGTCTCTCCAGACTCTGATAACTTGACAATCCTACAAGCTGGTTTGGTTGGACTTGACCTACGAAG GCATAGGGATCTTTCTTTTGCTCCTGGTGAAGTCCGATTTGTTGATGCTAGTAGTATCCCTACTTACAAGCAACCTGCCTCTGCCTTATATAAATGTTTGAATCCACCAAATTGTAACtaa